The following proteins are encoded in a genomic region of Bosea beijingensis:
- the xth gene encoding exodeoxyribonuclease III produces MRIATWNVNSVRQRLGHLLDFLKEAEPDALCLQEIKCVDADFPRAEIEAAGWQVETHGQKTFNGVAILSRSRLEDVRRGLPGDDGDEQARYLEGVLPFGKGVVRVASIYLPNGNPPNTEKYPYKLGWMQRLTAHARMLMEHEEPLVLAGDYNVIPEPRDARDPAAWVSDALFLPQTRTAFRGLVNLGLTEALRSTTDAPGFYTFWDYQAGAWQRNNGIRIDHLLLSPQAADRLAGVKIAKHVRGWDKPSDHVPVMIDLH; encoded by the coding sequence GTGCGGATCGCCACCTGGAACGTCAACTCGGTCAGGCAGCGCCTCGGCCATCTCCTCGACTTCCTGAAGGAAGCGGAGCCCGATGCGCTCTGCCTGCAGGAGATCAAGTGCGTGGATGCCGACTTCCCGCGCGCCGAGATTGAAGCCGCCGGCTGGCAGGTCGAGACCCATGGGCAGAAGACCTTCAACGGCGTCGCGATCCTGAGCCGCTCGCGGTTGGAGGATGTCCGCCGCGGCCTGCCGGGCGACGATGGCGACGAGCAGGCGCGCTATCTCGAAGGCGTGCTGCCGTTCGGCAAGGGCGTGGTTCGCGTCGCCTCGATCTACCTGCCCAACGGCAACCCGCCGAACACCGAGAAATATCCCTACAAGCTCGGCTGGATGCAGCGCCTCACCGCTCATGCCCGGATGCTCATGGAACATGAGGAACCGCTGGTTCTGGCCGGCGACTACAATGTCATTCCCGAGCCGCGCGACGCCCGCGATCCGGCTGCCTGGGTCAGCGACGCGCTGTTCCTGCCGCAGACGCGGACCGCCTTCCGTGGTCTCGTCAATCTCGGCCTGACCGAGGCCTTGCGCAGCACCACCGATGCGCCCGGGTTCTATACGTTCTGGGATTATCAGGCCGGCGCCTGGCAGCGGAACAACGGCATCCGCATCGACCACCTGCTGCTCTCGCCGCAGGCGGCGGATCGGCTCGCGGGCGTCAAGATCGCCAAGCATGTCCGCGGCTGGGACAAGCCCTCGGACCATGTGCCGGTGATGATCGATTTGCACTGA
- the trpE gene encoding anthranilate synthase component I codes for MQPLQEFERFAQTYETGAPQLLRQVLVGDCETPVAAFLKLRHATSGPAFLLESVEGGAVRGRYSMIGLEPDLIWRCHHGQASLCRTALGESFLDDPRPAFESLRALLEESAIPEAEGLPPMASGVFGYLGYDMVRLMERLPEPKETGTGVPDAILTRPTLMVVFDAVRDEIHVVTPVRHMPGVGARHAYERAQERLEAVVRALEGALPAEAEIDIANLPVPATTSNTSEAEYLEMVDKAKEYIRAGDIFQVVLSQRFEAPFALPPFALYRALRRVNPAPFLCYLDFGDFQIVCSSPEILVRLRDDTVTIRPIAGTRRRGATPAEDDALAEELLADPKERAEHLMLLDLGRNDVGRVAEIGTVKVTDSFFIERYSQVMHIVSNVEGKIDPKHDSLSALIAGFPAGTVSGAPKVRAMEIIDELERDARGAYAGCIGYFGANGEMDTCIVLRTAVVKDGRMHVQAGAGIVYDSNPASEQDECINKAKALFRAAEEAIRFAARSGRGQ; via the coding sequence ATGCAGCCGCTCCAGGAGTTCGAGCGTTTCGCGCAGACCTATGAGACCGGCGCCCCGCAATTGCTGCGGCAGGTGCTGGTCGGCGATTGCGAGACGCCGGTCGCCGCCTTCCTGAAGCTGCGCCACGCCACGAGCGGCCCGGCTTTCCTGCTCGAATCGGTCGAGGGCGGCGCCGTGCGCGGCCGCTACTCGATGATCGGGCTGGAGCCGGATCTGATCTGGCGCTGCCATCATGGCCAGGCCTCGCTCTGCCGCACGGCTCTGGGCGAGAGCTTCCTCGACGATCCGCGCCCGGCCTTCGAGAGCCTGCGTGCGCTGCTCGAAGAGAGCGCCATCCCGGAGGCGGAAGGACTGCCGCCGATGGCGTCCGGCGTGTTCGGCTATCTCGGCTACGACATGGTGCGCCTGATGGAGCGCTTGCCCGAGCCGAAGGAGACCGGCACCGGCGTGCCCGACGCCATCCTGACGCGGCCGACATTGATGGTGGTGTTCGACGCAGTGCGCGACGAGATCCATGTCGTCACTCCGGTCCGGCACATGCCCGGCGTCGGCGCGCGCCATGCCTATGAGCGGGCGCAGGAGCGGCTGGAGGCGGTCGTGCGCGCCCTGGAAGGTGCCCTCCCCGCCGAGGCCGAGATCGACATCGCCAACCTGCCGGTTCCGGCGACCACCTCGAACACCAGCGAGGCCGAATATCTGGAGATGGTCGACAAGGCGAAAGAGTACATCCGCGCCGGCGACATCTTCCAGGTCGTGCTGTCGCAGCGTTTCGAGGCGCCCTTCGCGCTGCCGCCCTTCGCGCTCTACCGGGCGCTGCGGCGGGTCAATCCGGCGCCCTTCCTCTGCTATCTCGATTTCGGCGATTTCCAGATCGTCTGCTCGAGCCCCGAGATCCTGGTGCGCCTGCGCGACGACACGGTTACGATTCGGCCGATCGCCGGCACGCGGCGACGTGGCGCCACCCCGGCCGAAGACGATGCCCTGGCCGAAGAGCTGCTGGCCGACCCGAAGGAGCGGGCCGAGCATCTGATGCTGCTCGATCTCGGGCGCAACGATGTCGGCCGCGTCGCCGAGATCGGCACGGTCAAGGTCACCGATTCGTTCTTCATCGAGCGCTACAGCCAGGTGATGCACATCGTCTCGAACGTCGAGGGCAAGATCGACCCGAAGCACGATTCGCTCAGCGCCCTGATCGCCGGCTTCCCGGCCGGAACGGTCTCGGGCGCGCCGAAGGTCCGGGCGATGGAGATCATCGACGAGCTGGAGCGCGATGCGCGCGGCGCCTATGCCGGCTGCATCGGCTATTTCGGCGCCAATGGCGAGATGGATACCTGCATCGTTCTGCGCACCGCAGTGGTCAAGGACGGGCGCATGCATGTCCAGGCCGGCGCCGGCATCGTCTACGATTCGAACCCGGCCTCCGAGCAGGACGAGTGCATCAACAAGGCCAAGGCGCTGTTCCGCGCCGCCGAGGAGGCGATCCGCTTCGCCGCCCGCAGCGGGCGCGGGCAGTAA
- the ilvD gene encoding dihydroxy-acid dehydratase → MDGRVYDKSRLPSRHVSVGPAKAPHRSYYYAMGMTAKQIAQPFVGVASCWNEAAPCNISLMRQAQAVKKGVASASGTPREFCTITVTDGIAMGHQGMKSSLASREVIADSVELTMRGHCYDALVGLAGCDKSLPGMMMAMVRLNVPSIFIYGGSILPGNFKGRPVTVQDVFEAVGKHSVGAMSDEDLKELEEVACPSSGSCGAQFTANTMATVAEAIGLALPYSCGAPAPYDVRDTFCYTAGEMVMELIARNIRPRDIVTRKALENAAMVVAATGGSTNGALHLPAIAHECGIDFDLFEVAEIFKKTPYIADLKPGGKYVAKDMFEVGGIPLVMKSLLDAGYLHGDCMTVTGRTIAENMASVKWNDQQDVVYRADKPITVTGGVVGLQGNLAPEGAIVKIAGMPEDQLVFTGPARCFDREEDAFEAVKNRTYKEGDVLVIRYEGPKGGPGMREMLATTAALYGQGMGDKVALITDGRFSGATRGFCVGHVGPEAAVGGPIGLIRDGDIIELDAITGKLAVRLSDAELESRRKDWKPRKTDYNSGALWKYAQTVGSAKGGAVTHPGGAAETHCYADI, encoded by the coding sequence ATGGACGGGCGTGTGTACGACAAGTCGAGGCTGCCGAGCCGCCATGTGAGCGTCGGCCCGGCCAAGGCCCCGCACCGTTCCTATTATTACGCGATGGGCATGACCGCGAAGCAGATCGCGCAGCCCTTCGTCGGCGTCGCCTCCTGCTGGAACGAGGCCGCCCCCTGCAACATCTCGCTGATGCGCCAGGCCCAGGCCGTGAAGAAGGGCGTCGCCTCCGCCAGCGGCACGCCACGCGAGTTCTGCACGATCACCGTCACCGACGGCATCGCCATGGGCCACCAGGGCATGAAGTCGTCGCTGGCCTCGCGCGAGGTCATCGCCGACTCGGTCGAACTGACCATGCGCGGCCATTGCTACGATGCGCTGGTCGGCCTCGCCGGCTGCGACAAGTCGCTGCCCGGCATGATGATGGCGATGGTGCGCCTCAACGTGCCTTCGATCTTCATCTATGGCGGCTCGATCCTGCCCGGCAATTTCAAGGGCCGCCCGGTCACCGTGCAGGACGTGTTCGAGGCTGTCGGCAAGCATTCGGTCGGCGCCATGTCGGACGAGGACCTGAAGGAGCTAGAGGAGGTCGCTTGCCCGTCCTCCGGCTCCTGCGGGGCCCAGTTCACCGCCAACACCATGGCGACCGTTGCCGAGGCGATCGGCCTGGCACTGCCCTATAGCTGCGGCGCGCCGGCGCCCTACGATGTCCGCGACACCTTCTGCTACACCGCCGGCGAGATGGTGATGGAGCTGATCGCGCGGAACATCCGCCCGCGCGACATCGTCACCCGCAAGGCGCTGGAGAATGCCGCGATGGTCGTCGCCGCGACCGGAGGCTCGACCAATGGCGCGCTGCACCTGCCGGCGATCGCGCATGAATGCGGCATCGATTTCGACCTGTTCGAGGTCGCCGAGATCTTCAAGAAGACGCCCTATATCGCCGACCTGAAGCCGGGCGGGAAATACGTCGCCAAGGATATGTTCGAGGTCGGCGGCATCCCGCTGGTGATGAAGAGCCTGCTCGATGCCGGCTACCTCCACGGCGACTGCATGACCGTCACCGGCCGTACCATCGCCGAGAACATGGCCTCGGTGAAGTGGAACGACCAGCAGGACGTCGTTTATCGCGCCGACAAGCCGATCACGGTCACCGGCGGCGTCGTCGGCCTGCAGGGCAATCTGGCGCCGGAGGGCGCGATCGTGAAGATCGCCGGCATGCCCGAGGACCAGCTCGTCTTCACCGGCCCGGCCCGCTGCTTCGACCGCGAGGAGGACGCCTTCGAGGCGGTCAAGAACCGCACCTACAAGGAAGGCGACGTGCTTGTCATCCGCTACGAGGGCCCCAAGGGCGGCCCCGGCATGCGCGAGATGCTGGCGACCACCGCGGCGCTCTACGGCCAGGGCATGGGCGACAAGGTCGCGCTCATCACCGATGGCCGATTCTCGGGCGCGACCCGCGGCTTCTGCGTCGGCCATGTCGGGCCTGAAGCCGCCGTCGGCGGCCCGATCGGCCTGATCCGCGACGGCGACATCATCGAACTCGACGCCATCACAGGAAAGCTCGCAGTCCGCCTTTCTGATGCCGAACTTGAGTCGCGTCGTAAGGACTGGAAGCCACGCAAGACCGACTACAATTCCGGCGCGCTGTGGAAATACGCGCAAACCGTCGGCTCCGCCAAAGGCGGCGCCGTCACCCACCCAGGAGGGGCGGCCGAAACCCATTGCTATGCGGATATCTAG
- a CDS encoding valine--tRNA ligase, with product MMDKTFEPAAVEARISKAWDEAQAFKAGRGAAPGAEPYCIVIPPPNVTGSLHMGHALNNTLQDVLCRFERLRGKDVLWQPGTDHAGIATQMVVERRLAAENKTDRRTMGREAFLAEVWKWKEESGGTIFNQLRRLGASCDWSRERFTMDEGLSAAVLKVFVGLHKQGLVYRAKRLVNWDPKFQTAISDLEVLQVEKTGTFKWQRGGEEEFDAAKLDKALSRDPNGHLYYFNYPLEGATYDADDASTFITVATTRPETMLGDTGVAVHPENETIGHLIGRNAVLPLVGRVIPVFGDDYADPEKGTGAVKITPAHDFNDFEVGKRHQLDVVNILDGEARILLADNEEFLAGAKPEAETLALDGADRFVARRRVVELMAARGLLVKVEPNTHTVPHGDRSDVVIEPWLTDQWYVDVKPLAQRSIKAVQDGRTRFTPENWTKVYYDWLENIEPWCVSRQLWWGHQIPAWYGPDGEVFVAESEAEAQTLAMAHYGDTVALTRDEDVLDTWFSSALWPFSTLGWPEQTAELKHYYPTATLVTAFDIIFFWVARMMMMGLNFMDEVPFKDVYIHAIVRDEKGAKMSKSKGNVIDPLTLVDKYGADALRFTLSAMAAQGRDIKLSTQRVEGYRNFATKIWNAARFAELNGCARAEGFDPASVKQPLNRWILSEAAQAAEEIAAGIPSFRFNEAAGGAYRFVWNQFCDWYLELAKPVLQGEGVDAAARAETQATVAYVIDLICQLLHPFMPFLTEELWAQKAEAGAPRKLAEGDASLVCLTRWQDLSALKDAAAEAEIGFVVDLISDIRSVRSEVNVPAGTQAPLVLVNASAATRATIESWRPMIERLARVSDIGFETAAPAQSAQIIVRGEVAALPLAGLIDLDAERSRLTKELAKLDQDIAVVEKKLGNPDFMARAPEEIVEENRERKAAAEARKLKVAEALARLA from the coding sequence ATGATGGACAAGACTTTCGAACCGGCCGCCGTCGAGGCCCGGATCAGCAAGGCCTGGGACGAGGCGCAGGCCTTCAAGGCGGGCAGGGGCGCTGCCCCCGGCGCCGAGCCCTATTGCATCGTGATCCCGCCGCCGAATGTCACCGGCTCGCTGCACATGGGCCACGCGCTCAACAACACGCTGCAGGACGTGCTCTGCCGTTTCGAGCGCCTGCGCGGCAAGGATGTGCTTTGGCAGCCCGGCACCGACCATGCCGGCATCGCGACGCAGATGGTCGTCGAGCGCCGGCTCGCCGCCGAGAACAAGACCGACCGTCGCACGATGGGTCGCGAGGCCTTCCTTGCCGAAGTCTGGAAGTGGAAGGAGGAGTCCGGCGGGACGATCTTCAACCAGCTCCGCCGCCTCGGCGCATCCTGCGACTGGTCGCGCGAGCGCTTCACCATGGACGAGGGGCTCTCCGCCGCCGTCCTCAAGGTCTTCGTCGGCCTGCACAAGCAGGGGCTGGTCTACCGCGCCAAGCGGCTGGTGAACTGGGACCCGAAATTCCAGACCGCGATCTCGGATCTCGAGGTGTTGCAGGTCGAGAAGACCGGCACGTTCAAATGGCAGCGCGGCGGCGAGGAGGAATTCGACGCGGCCAAGCTCGACAAGGCACTGAGCCGCGACCCGAACGGCCATCTCTACTATTTCAACTACCCGCTCGAAGGCGCGACCTATGACGCCGACGACGCCTCGACCTTCATCACGGTCGCGACGACGCGCCCGGAGACGATGCTGGGAGATACCGGCGTCGCGGTTCATCCCGAAAACGAGACGATCGGCCACCTGATCGGCCGCAACGCCGTGCTGCCGCTGGTCGGCCGCGTCATCCCGGTCTTCGGCGACGACTATGCCGATCCCGAGAAGGGCACTGGCGCGGTCAAGATCACGCCGGCCCATGACTTCAACGATTTCGAGGTCGGCAAGCGCCACCAGCTCGATGTCGTCAACATCCTCGACGGCGAGGCGCGCATCCTGCTCGCCGATAACGAGGAGTTCCTTGCCGGCGCCAAGCCGGAGGCCGAGACGCTGGCGCTCGACGGCGCCGATCGCTTCGTCGCGCGCCGCCGCGTCGTCGAGCTGATGGCCGCGCGCGGCCTGCTCGTGAAGGTCGAGCCGAACACCCATACCGTCCCGCATGGCGACCGTTCCGACGTCGTGATCGAGCCCTGGCTGACCGATCAGTGGTATGTCGACGTTAAGCCGCTGGCGCAGCGCTCGATCAAGGCGGTCCAGGACGGCCGGACCAGGTTCACGCCCGAGAACTGGACCAAGGTCTATTATGACTGGCTGGAGAATATCGAGCCCTGGTGCGTCTCGCGCCAGCTCTGGTGGGGCCACCAGATTCCGGCCTGGTACGGGCCGGACGGCGAGGTCTTCGTCGCCGAGTCGGAGGCCGAGGCGCAGACGCTCGCCATGGCGCATTACGGCGACACCGTCGCGCTGACGCGCGACGAGGACGTGCTCGACACCTGGTTCTCCTCGGCGCTCTGGCCGTTCTCGACCCTGGGCTGGCCCGAGCAGACAGCCGAGCTGAAGCATTATTACCCGACGGCGACGCTGGTCACCGCCTTCGACATCATCTTCTTCTGGGTCGCCCGGATGATGATGATGGGCCTCAACTTCATGGACGAGGTGCCGTTCAAGGACGTCTATATCCACGCCATCGTTCGCGACGAGAAGGGCGCGAAGATGTCGAAGTCGAAGGGCAACGTCATCGATCCGCTGACGCTCGTCGACAAATACGGCGCCGACGCGCTGCGCTTCACGCTGTCGGCCATGGCCGCGCAGGGGCGCGACATCAAGCTCAGCACGCAGCGCGTCGAGGGCTATCGCAACTTCGCGACCAAGATCTGGAACGCCGCGCGCTTTGCCGAGCTCAATGGCTGCGCCCGCGCCGAAGGTTTCGACCCGGCAAGCGTCAAGCAGCCGCTCAACCGCTGGATCCTGAGCGAGGCGGCGCAGGCCGCCGAAGAGATCGCGGCAGGCATCCCGAGCTTCAGGTTCAACGAGGCGGCGGGCGGTGCCTATCGCTTCGTCTGGAACCAGTTCTGCGACTGGTATCTCGAACTGGCCAAGCCCGTGCTGCAGGGCGAGGGCGTCGATGCCGCCGCGCGCGCCGAGACGCAGGCGACGGTCGCCTATGTCATCGATCTGATCTGCCAGCTCCTGCATCCGTTCATGCCGTTCCTCACCGAGGAACTCTGGGCGCAGAAGGCCGAGGCCGGCGCGCCGCGCAAGCTCGCGGAAGGCGACGCCTCATTGGTCTGCCTGACCCGCTGGCAGGATCTTTCGGCGCTCAAGGACGCCGCTGCCGAGGCCGAAATCGGTTTCGTCGTCGACCTGATCTCGGACATCCGCTCGGTCCGCTCGGAGGTGAACGTGCCGGCCGGCACGCAGGCGCCGCTCGTCCTCGTCAATGCCTCGGCGGCGACACGGGCGACGATCGAGAGCTGGCGGCCGATGATCGAACGGCTTGCCCGCGTCTCCGACATCGGATTCGAGACGGCGGCGCCGGCGCAGTCGGCCCAGATCATCGTGCGTGGCGAGGTCGCGGCCCTGCCGCTCGCCGGTCTGATCGATCTCGACGCCGAGCGCTCGCGCCTTACCAAGGAACTGGCCAAGCTCGACCAGGACATCGCGGTCGTCGAGAAGAAGCTCGGCAATCCCGATTTCATGGCCCGCGCGCCCGAGGAGATCGTCGAGGAGAACCGCGAGCGCAAGGCCGCCGCCGAGGCCCGCAAGCTCAAGGTCGCGGAGGCTCTGGCGCGCCTCGCCTGA
- a CDS encoding tetratricopeptide repeat protein has product MLGGHQAVLAQEISGTKLLPPRAIPGAALPEPDDSVPGGHGAAAVAPGPDTPTAHTALPLVPFTSARDALKAWMRDSTAGNKVGAVRALEYAASQGHLTAQYKLGRMYAGGEGVPTNDLKAFEYFSKIADENADVIPGTADARLVGSAFVALGNYFSDGIRGSYVKPNPDRAFDMFHYAASYFGDPDGQYNLARLYMTGQGANRDPRQAARWMKLAAEKGHAPARAAFGEMLIRGGEGVPRQPVLGLMWLAMAREGADPAREAWIIERHDVAFAAASANDRSAALALIERQNLVSSRNGGAPQN; this is encoded by the coding sequence TTGCTGGGCGGCCACCAGGCCGTGCTGGCGCAGGAGATTTCAGGCACCAAGCTGCTGCCGCCGCGCGCCATCCCGGGCGCGGCGCTGCCGGAGCCGGACGATTCCGTGCCCGGTGGCCATGGCGCGGCTGCCGTTGCGCCCGGCCCCGATACTCCGACCGCCCATACGGCGCTGCCGCTCGTGCCCTTCACCAGCGCGCGCGACGCGCTGAAGGCCTGGATGCGCGACTCGACTGCCGGCAATAAGGTCGGCGCCGTGCGCGCGCTCGAATACGCGGCCTCGCAGGGCCATCTCACGGCGCAGTACAAGCTCGGCCGGATGTATGCCGGTGGCGAGGGCGTCCCGACCAACGATCTCAAGGCCTTCGAGTATTTCTCGAAGATCGCGGACGAAAACGCTGATGTGATTCCCGGCACGGCCGATGCGCGCCTCGTCGGCAGCGCCTTCGTCGCGCTCGGCAATTATTTCTCGGACGGCATCAGGGGCAGCTATGTGAAGCCCAATCCGGACCGGGCCTTCGACATGTTCCATTACGCCGCCTCCTATTTCGGCGACCCGGACGGCCAGTACAATCTCGCCCGTCTCTACATGACCGGGCAGGGCGCCAATCGCGATCCGCGCCAGGCGGCCCGCTGGATGAAGCTCGCAGCCGAGAAGGGCCATGCGCCGGCCCGCGCCGCCTTCGGCGAGATGCTGATCCGCGGCGGCGAGGGTGTGCCGCGCCAGCCGGTGCTGGGCCTGATGTGGCTCGCAATGGCCCGAGAGGGCGCCGATCCCGCCCGCGAGGCCTGGATCATCGAGCGCCATGACGTGGCCTTCGCGGCCGCCTCGGCCAACGATCGTTCGGCGGCTCTGGCCCTGATCGAGCGCCAGAATCTGGTGAGCTCGCGCAACGGCGGCGCGCCTCAGAACTGA
- a CDS encoding BA14K family protein, with protein sequence MIRTLAVAAALAGGTLLALPASAAPLAPATAVVAMTQPGSDLVQTVQYYRRYGYGPRYYGYRRGPAIGAGIAAGVIGGALAAGALAAPPPAVYYEPAPVYVAPPVVYAPPVPRAYGYSLEDTDAVAYCSRRFKSYNPETGTYIASGGVVRACP encoded by the coding sequence ATGATCAGGACGCTCGCCGTCGCCGCCGCCCTTGCCGGTGGCACCCTACTTGCCCTGCCGGCCTCGGCTGCCCCGCTCGCGCCCGCCACCGCCGTCGTCGCGATGACGCAACCCGGCAGCGATCTCGTCCAGACCGTGCAGTACTACCGCCGCTACGGCTACGGCCCGCGCTATTACGGCTATCGCCGCGGCCCGGCGATCGGCGCCGGCATCGCGGCCGGCGTTATCGGCGGTGCGCTCGCTGCCGGCGCCCTGGCCGCCCCGCCGCCGGCTGTCTATTACGAGCCCGCCCCGGTCTATGTCGCGCCGCCGGTGGTCTATGCCCCGCCGGTGCCGCGCGCCTATGGCTACAGCCTCGAGGATACCGACGCGGTCGCCTACTGCTCGCGTCGCTTCAAGAGCTACAACCCGGAGACCGGGACCTATATCGCCTCGGGCGGCGTCGTTCGCGCCTGCCCCTGA
- a CDS encoding TIGR00645 family protein — MAQSFDPSAQPAALGPLRPLPALIFSSRWLQLPLYIGLIVAQCVYVFLFLKELWHLVTHAFDFSEQQIMLVVLGLIDVVMISNLLIMVIVGGYETFVSRLRLQGHPDQPEWLSHVNASVLKIKLAMAIIGISSIHLLRTFIEAGNIGIAGKTANYTESGVLLQTLIHVVFILSAIGIAWVDKMTATPGKAH, encoded by the coding sequence ATGGCGCAATCGTTCGACCCGTCCGCCCAGCCCGCCGCGCTTGGCCCCCTGAGGCCGCTTCCGGCCCTCATCTTCAGCTCGCGCTGGTTGCAATTGCCGCTCTATATCGGCCTCATCGTGGCGCAGTGCGTCTATGTCTTCCTGTTCCTCAAGGAGCTCTGGCACCTCGTCACCCACGCCTTCGACTTCAGCGAGCAGCAGATCATGCTGGTCGTGCTCGGGCTGATCGACGTGGTGATGATCTCGAACCTGCTGATCATGGTGATCGTCGGCGGCTACGAGACCTTCGTCTCGCGCCTGCGGCTCCAAGGCCATCCCGACCAGCCGGAATGGCTGAGCCACGTCAATGCCAGCGTGCTCAAGATCAAGCTCGCCATGGCAATCATCGGCATCTCGTCGATCCATTTGCTGAGGACCTTCATCGAGGCCGGCAATATCGGCATCGCCGGCAAGACGGCGAACTACACCGAATCCGGCGTGCTGCTGCAGACGCTGATCCATGTCGTCTTCATCCTCTCCGCGATCGGCATCGCCTGGGTCGACAAGATGACGGCAACGCCCGGCAAGGCGCACTGA
- the dps gene encoding DNA starvation/stationary phase protection protein Dps translates to MAKTVAKTTPRSAPKSSTTAKVVKSSRVDLASNTKTKVIGLLNERLADGIDLSLVTKQAHWNLKGPGFIGIHLMLDNFRDELDTHVDTVAERIAQLGGIAFGTTQTTAQSTSLKPYPTEIVSVQDHLAALIERYADTANKVREAIDACDEAGDADTADLLTAYSRMLDKSLWFLQSNLA, encoded by the coding sequence ATGGCCAAGACCGTAGCCAAGACCACACCGCGCAGCGCACCGAAGAGCTCGACCACGGCCAAGGTGGTCAAATCCAGCCGGGTCGACCTGGCCTCGAACACCAAGACCAAGGTCATCGGCCTGCTGAACGAACGCCTTGCCGACGGCATCGATCTCTCGCTCGTCACCAAGCAGGCACATTGGAACCTGAAGGGGCCGGGCTTCATCGGCATCCACCTGATGCTCGACAATTTTCGCGATGAGCTCGATACCCATGTCGACACCGTAGCGGAAAGGATCGCGCAACTTGGCGGCATCGCTTTCGGCACGACGCAGACGACAGCTCAATCCACTTCGCTCAAGCCCTATCCGACCGAGATCGTCTCGGTTCAGGATCATCTGGCCGCGCTGATCGAGCGCTATGCCGACACGGCCAACAAGGTGCGTGAGGCGATCGACGCTTGCGACGAGGCCGGCGACGCCGACACCGCCGACCTGCTTACCGCCTATTCCCGGATGCTCGACAAGTCGCTCTGGTTCCTCCAGTCGAACCTCGCCTGA
- a CDS encoding YqaA family protein yields the protein MLKRAYDWCVSYASHPAAPWLLFGITFIESSFSPLPPIPLLIPMCIARPDRAWFYAGICSLGAVLGGYLGYAIGALLYESVGAWLIGIYGLQDKAASLIATSQDYWFWVLVTKGLTPIPFKIVTIMSGFLHFDLWKFTIGMVVSRATFFLMIAVALRFYGDDIRIFIEKHLPMTALALVLVIVGGFFVLPMVL from the coding sequence ATGCTCAAGCGAGCCTATGACTGGTGCGTTTCATACGCCTCCCATCCCGCGGCCCCGTGGCTGCTTTTCGGCATCACCTTCATCGAAAGCTCGTTCAGCCCGCTGCCGCCGATTCCGCTGCTGATTCCGATGTGCATCGCCCGGCCAGACCGAGCCTGGTTCTATGCCGGCATTTGCTCGCTCGGCGCCGTGCTCGGCGGCTATCTCGGCTATGCCATCGGCGCGCTGCTCTATGAATCGGTCGGCGCCTGGCTGATCGGCATCTACGGGCTGCAGGACAAGGCGGCCAGCCTGATCGCGACCTCGCAGGACTACTGGTTCTGGGTGCTGGTGACCAAGGGCCTGACGCCGATCCCGTTCAAGATCGTCACGATCATGTCCGGCTTCCTGCATTTCGACCTGTGGAAGTTCACCATCGGCATGGTGGTCTCGCGCGCGACCTTCTTCCTGATGATCGCGGTGGCGCTGCGCTTCTATGGCGACGACATCCGCATCTTCATCGAGAAGCATCTGCCGATGACGGCGCTCGCGCTCGTCCTGGTCATCGTCGGCGGCTTCTTCGTGCTGCCGATGGTGCTCTGA